ggtCTGTACCACTGCCGTGTGGGGAGTGAATGCAGATGATCGGTAAATGGGAGTTACCATCGGTAAATGGCAGCTGATCGCATGGGAGGGCTGTCTTCACACtgttcatctacacacacagcCCCCCACCCAGTGACACAGATCTTGTTGACAATTGgcgaagtattcctttaatattaTGCGACAAAAGTTTTGCATCATCATAAAGCATTTCCACCATGTTGAACCTGAAGAGGCCATTTTGAATTACAATAATAGTGTGTGTGAAGAAGTGACTATGCCAGAACAATAAATGAACAGTtgggaaactaaaaaaaaaaaaaacccaacaaaattATTCTAACATCTGTTAAATATTCACgaaaaaatactattaatatagcAACAAGTGAGATCATCCCCACAGGTTGGTTGATATGGTTAAAATTAACTGATTTCAGTTAATTTCAGAATATGGATATTTTTCTGATCTCAATATCAATCAATACATGCAGGGTTCCcaaggtcatggaaaacctggaaaagttatggaaatttACAATCAcaattttcaggcctggaaaaagaatggatatattaaaaattattgaaagctttggaaaattcatggaactttgttgtgtgtaatgatgAAATAGTTACAGTATCTTCCATGGGTAACCTtccaaatgtaacaaaatagcAAATTTAATGTCTTTTCCTGTCAATGtaacgtagctctaatatgtgtcaatgtgtggcattttgtttaccatcaggTTGGCCtgcttttcctcattttctccccGTGTTCATCTCTTTCTCGTTGTATACCAgatagctgaaattatgtttgaatacaGTTTGagtctgatatgtttgaaaaaaaaggcaggtgggaaatgaaaaaaaatattttttaaaatgtatccatgaaaatgtgtgggaaccctccTACATGGCAAGTCACAAGGAAACATCAAGGTTGATGCTTAATACAACATACAGCTATCACAGTTATGCACCATGttggctactttttttttttttacttgaaagcAAAAACATAGGGGAATGtcctttttgctctgtttttctctccaccacctccagctgctaaatgctccattaTATTTACATGGTAGTTGCTTACTTTGTCTGCTGTTTAGGGATAGATAAGTAGCTTATAGTGGATTTACCAGAATGTTTTTTAGCTGCATGATGCAGCTGGAAATGGAGGTTGATGAGAACGCTGACACTGAACCAAAAGTAATGAGCTGAAAGAGTTTGAAACACTCTGTAGAGCTGTagtcatttgatccattgtttatgtaaaaacattgattaatgcagctttaaacatttatgagggtttttttaCTTATAGTTTATGCAGAATAATTAATTCAAAGAACAGAATATGTACATTAGCACAACATGGTCATTACAATGCAATTCTGTTGAGTAAATAATGACACTAATTTATTGTCCTTCGGCCTCATCACAGAAAAATATCCTAACTGCCTGTTCGATCTTAAGTTTCAAAGAAGGAACAGGAAAAGTCTTATCATCTGAATTACAGAGCAATTCCTTAAGTCATGTCTGTGTATTCTTGTCTCAGACCTCGCTCATCCATCTCTGTCTTATCTGAATGTAAGAAATGGTAACTATAACCTTAGATTTGATTCTATGTCCGGTCATGCCTGAATCTGTTTAGAATGTACACAGAATGTCTGTATCTTTGATCAGAATGTACCAGCGGGCCGCTCAAAATGGCCACAGCTTTCTTTTGTCACTTGTTAGCTTGCTTGTCATCatgaacatggaaaaaaagaatgcCATTCAGTTTTAGCTATGAAGAGTTAAAGGGACATTGTCATTGGATCTATatacccattcacacacagaaattTAAAGCACCTTTATATGATTCGAGTAGtctttcattcatcatttttggCAGTTATTTAGAAATGAGTTATTGGTTATAAAATCCCTTCCTTAGGACACCTGTCTAACAGCTGAATTCCTGTCCTAAAGTAAGATTTTTTCCTCCTAAATCAAGtcagaaacatatttctgtaataccaaaaatcttaaaatcttatCCTAAGCTAAGAtgagatttgatttttttagacttAGAAAGTTTCTTTTATGAAGACCCAGGCCTACATCACTAGAAAGTTTACTGTTTAACCATAGGGAAATAGAAAAGCCATTATATCATAAACTATGTATAAATGCACATATGTGTTGACACAAAGTGTATATAGGGAGGATGCATTACTATTAATGTACACATTAACTCCCACACATGAAACTCAGATGCACTTTACGTCCACATGCATAAATAGTGGCATATTCCCACATGCATCTTCAAACAAACTAAGTGGgtggtgctgctgtttttgtttatgctCACTAAGTATCCTTCCAGAAAGTATACAAAGGTTGGACACAGCTATACCCCTCATCACACCTACACACCCTCATTGAAATGGAAGACGTGAGGCAGCTGTAGTATTCATGCCAGGAATGCATGCGTGCACTCGCACGCATATAGGAAGCATTATGGAAAGCTACGTGATCATATCATCATTTGCAAATGATCACTGCTCAGCTGTGTTTGGTATCAAATCAGGCGGTGCAGgttatgtacatttttattttttctacacatCTGCACATTGCCATGTGAATATCTCAGTTTCTATTTAGGACTACGAACAACTGATCTATGGTTATGGTTTATGTGGGTTTTCCATTCTACATACGTCTCTTGTCACAGCCTCCTACACGTTCCTGCTCaccacacaggaaaaaaaaagcacactcaTACAGGTTTATCACCTTAACATCAGCAACTGAGTGAGGCTGCAGCAATATAAGAGACACTTTCATTCTCAAGTAGGAGTCAAAGATCACAGTGCACATATAGATAGACGTTATGTTGAACCCTAAACCAGCAATATGGAACTTTTCCCCTGGAGGCAGGAAGCATATTGCTGGTCCTCCCCCACTGTTGTCTCGATATTTTGTCTACCTTATACCAGCATCTAACTTGATGTGCCTCTCCTTAATCTCCACAGGAGAAGCAGACAGTGAACACAGTCAGTCTGAAATAATCAGTGCTTatgttcactgtgtttttaaacacagtttctTGCCtgctgcatgttttgttttttctggtgttCTTTGGTGTTGGCCCTTAATTTTTACAATGACATTGTTATTAAATGACAAGGTAAAAACAATGTGATGTGATGTAAAAGAGGTTGTTCTTGTGATGAATGAGAATTTTCAGTCTGCTCCCCTTTACAGTCAGTTTCGACTCATTGTTTAGCTGTCTGGACACATGTtgactgttttggttcactctcaccaCTCTTTTCAGGAGTGGCAAGCAGCTGGTTACAGTGAAAAAAGCTTAGAAATCAAACTGTGcactacctgctcagcatcatactgcacacagacacaattaGAGACTAACTGGTTAACACAGCGAAACATTTAACAGCTTAAGAGGCAGATATTTTCCTCAGAAGTCAGTagaaaccaaaacagagctaaaaggacaAACATCATTCATCACCTGAACAGTAACATGACTCTAACTAAATGCTTACCTTTTCCTTAtactgctggatgtgtaaataaatcaCTATTTGCTGAAAAGTTAGCCAGTCCAACTTAAATACAATATGTgataatatgttaatattttgttcaCAACTTGTTACCACCACCTTTAAGTAGGGTTGATAGGGTTCATAATAAGTGGTGTATAGGACTGCAATTAACAATTACTTTCATTATCAATTGATCtgccaattaatttttcaattaatcaattgttCAGCtcctcaaaatgtccaaaaatagtgAAACATGCCCTGTGTGATTTACAAAAACCAAAGGTGCTTCAAATAGTATGTTTCatccaacagtccaaaaatccaaagcttttcagtttattattttgtttgacaaaacatcaaattctTACATAGCATGAAACCCGCAAATGTatgcctttaaaaaattgtcGAAATGATTATTCAGTGTTCAGAATAGTCACCAattgattttctgtcaatcagctAATCATTTAATGGATTAATTGCCTAATATTTGCATCTCTAGTGTGGAATAAGAGCACATGACGATACTGAACTGACCCAACAAAGTATTTGTTGTTGTATCTGGAAACATATTTTCTATTGCTTTATAATTAAAGTCAAAAACAGTATAATAGCAAGTAATGATGATTATTTagtaatatattatattagttGATAAATGTAAGGCCAAGATTTATTGTTCTTTACATgattatttgttaattttcatttttcagaaatTGCCATAAATTGTATTAATTCTTCAAGTTATTTGTATGCATGTTCAGTCATTAAAGCTGTCAGTGTGTTATTGGATATTGTGTCTGTGTTGGTAAATCACAGTCTGTACTCTTATTCCTGTCCAGGTGGTACCATGGGCATCTGTCTGGGCGAGATGCAGAGAAACTGCTCACAGACAAAGGCAAAGCTGGGAGCTTCCTGGTACGGGAGAGCCAGAGCAAACCGGGCGACTTTGTCCTCTCAGTTCTCACCAATGAGGAGAAACACGAGAACGTGGACCGCAGGACCAAGGTCACCCACGTTATGATACGCTACCAGGTGAGGTAACTCTCCCTCAACACTCAGACCACTTCAGCGTGCTGTCTGTGCTGTGaggcatttatttttaagaaggCCATGGTTTATTTTTGCACTCTAGGAACTCCTCAGATCAGCTGTTACTGCATTTGAACTGTTGATGTTTGCCTCCAGCAGGACGGTAAATATGATGTGGGAGGCGGCGAGAGGTTCGACACCCTGGCTGACCTGGTGGATCACTACAAGAAGAACCCCATGGTGGAGAAAAGTGGAATCGTAGTGCACCTCAAACAGGTATGGAAGAGAAATTAAACGCACAAAAGCATCCAGTCTGGTGAATCATGGATGGTGTTGTAATATGGTCTATCATTCAGACcacataaaaatgttatctttacagttaagctttttaaaattagaacAACTTGTTTTGCTCTGCTGACTAATTCAATTTACCCATGCCAATATGACAACAACAGCCCTTTAATGCCACAAGGATAAATGCAGCCAACATTGAGAACCGGGTACGAGAGCTCAACAAAGTAGCAGACAACTCTGAGAAACCCAAACAAGGATTCTGGGAAGAATTTGAGGTATGTAGCCTTGAAACTGTCAGTACCAGGATTATTCCTTTCATGCATGACTTTTACATCTCATTTGATATTGTCAATCATTTTGAAATTCACTTCAAAGGCTATTTGTTCCACAAGTTGATAAAATGAGACGCCAGTTGAGGGCTGGATGAGTCAAGTCTTATATACAGGAAATAATTGTGGAAACTGAGTCATGCATATTACTCTTTCGAGTGCCATCCATCATATCCATTTGTGTAGGCTTGCATCTATGTGTTTTCCAGTCCGTTATGTGTTTTCGTGTCTATCAAGGGAAATTCAGATGTATTTATGCCGTCTTAACCTTTGAGTAATGATGTCGAATCTTATCTCGTGGCATGCTCTTATgttcttttatttgtcattttgaagcaACTGGCAGGTCATGAATGtgaatcatttttgttgtgtCAGTGAATATTAGGCAGTCAATTATTATTTGGTATTTATTGGCCCCATGCCACGTTTGTCTACAAGATCATAGCTACTTATCAGTGTCTGGTTTCCTGCTGCTAGACAATAATCTCTATTGTGTTATAATAATCATCTTTCATATGAATTTAAATCACTAACTGCATTTTCTCTGGAGTGGGTGTGGATGACATAATGCACAGAACATGCACACTATGAACTCTTCTATCTGGCTTTGTGTTTATGACACAAAAGTGTCTTTTGTTATAACAGCTAAAGAGCTGTGGATAAATGATTTACTTGTATTACATATTGTACCCTGTAAGAGCACATGTGCATCCAGCATGAATTTATGTATAAAGTGTAAAGGAAGAGATTTTGAGACTACGTTTCCTCCTAAGTATAACCTGCACACTGGCACATGCAGTTCAACTGCTCTTGCACTCTAGGGTGACCCCTACTGTATCAAGGGCCCATTACACTATTCAGACACAGCATGAGCCATGTGgagatgtttttgtaaataagcAAAAGTTATGTTAAAATGATACAGTATATCTTCTTTGTTCCCTGTCTTTGTCAGTGCATTGCTGTATATCTTTGAGAAATACAGCCACCTGTTGATCAGGGGAATAGTGTGAAACCATTGGCAGGATTGTGTTCTCCATAGTGCTGCCCCCAGGTCTCTCAGAATTAGTAATGGCATTATAGTGCATTCACTTTTGACTGGAACTTTTTGAAATGTCTCATTTTCTCCTTTGCCTTTTGTCATGAACTCATAGGTACTTCAGCAGCAGGAGTGCAAACTGCTGTATCCCCGGAAAGAAGGCCAGAAGCCAGAAAACAAGAGTAAAAACAGATACAAGAATATCCTCCCGTGTGAGTCACGCAGCAACCTGCCATTTCCTGCCTCTCCAACTTCCTGTGGAAAGAATGACACAAATATACAACAGTCAAAATAGAGGCCTCGGCAGCTTGTCAGACTTTGCTTTGATGGCTCACAGCTTATCAATTAACAATagttttttggagaaaaaaaagcataaagtgTGATATCAGGAAACCATAgagtttttgttgtgtgttagtgacagtttgactttgtgttttcagttgacACAACGCGAGTTGAACTCAGGGAAGCAGATCCAGATGTTCCTGGTTCAGACTACATCAATGCCAACTACATCAGAGTAAGTCTGCTCAGCAGTCTACAGGgccatttatttgtttaatagaTTATTCAAAGTATCGAAAGATGGCAGTAATACACAGCGTTCTGCCAACACTCAGGGTagttcatgtaaaaaaaactagaTGATTTTATACATACAATTATAGATATACAGAAAACCCTTTTCATAAGTAACAGTCTAAAACCTTTATATTCctctatttttgtcttttttttatttggtccgtatttttattaataaatgaaacTATTAGTATATTTCTGCATATACAACTTCATATCAGGTGGCTCACATTATTCCATTCATTTTATTCCAAAATACTCTATTTACTGTGTAACTGTACAGAGTATTCATGAAGAGGGCCGGCATGTGGATGAGGGCAAAGTCTTCATCGCCACCCAAGGGTGCCTACAGAATACAGTCATCGACTTCTGGAAGATGGCGTATCAGGAGAATACACACGTCATTGTTATGACCACGAAGGAGATGGAGCGAGGACGGGTGAGTGATTAGAATAAAACCTAACGCAAATTTACAGTAGTATAGTTCAGCTGAGGGCCTGTGAAATATTACGATTTCTACTGTTTCTACTATTCtattaagtaaaaatgtttctaaagttCCTTTTactcttcccatttttttttcatttgctttctGTAGCATTTACTCCTAAATGGCCTCTCTGTTGTGTCGTAATTGCACTCTTTTGAGCTGATCACTGTTGATTGCTTGTAGTGATGGAGATCTATGAACTGAGGGGTGTTATGTGATGGGTGTTTGGAATAAGAACATGAGCAAAACACCGTACaactaaaacattacatttttaaaaatacactacACTAGTCAAGTTTAATAGTTTGGTTGCTTTAACAACCAAATTGGTCACAAATGCTTTACAGAGCAACAGAAGATAACAGGACAAATAAGAACAAGAGGTGGACAATTTTAGTTGCTCATGATGAGCTCAATGTTGTTTCAGGCACCTTCCAAGAAaccaggagaaagaaaaagtccaTATTGTTTTAGTTTAATGACACAGTATCGAGCCTGCTGATGACCTGAAATATCTGCACTGCTCTGACTGCTTATCAGCCATTTTGTTCCTGTATTCTCAGTTGAAAGACAGAACTGGCATTAGTTAATTCTCAGAGAGAGGAGTAGAATGCGTACTACGAAgggtgctgtgtttgtgtgtgtatgtgtgcgtgtgtgtgtgtgtgcgcatgtgcatgtgtgtaaggTGTGGGGGTGGGGAGGGAGACGGCTGACAAGGATAGTATGACAGTTAAGCTGATTGAAAAGCTGCTTTAGATGAGCTGGTTGTTTCGATTGTCTAATACCCACCACCCTCCctcttccctctccctctctctctctgtgttctccCTCTGATTCAGAACAAATGTGTACGTTATTGGCCCGACCTCCACTGCACCAAGGAGTTTGGGAAGGTGCTGATAAGGAACGTGGACGAACGGCCAGCACAGGACTACATCCTGAGGAAGCTGGAGGTGACCCGACTAGACCGGGTAGGAAAAGCTGTGAACTTAATCAGGGTTGACCCAGTGACCTGGGTTCAGATTGTTtaacccctcacacacacacaatcctaGAACACGTGCTTGTGCTTACAAGAGGATAGACTGCTTCTCAAGAATACAAGAAGCAGATTGAGAAAAAGTAGAAGTGCGCATAGCATTTTAAGAATATTAGTTTAATTGCACTgaagcctaaaaaaaaaagagttgtttttttacatgaataCAATAAGGAGCAAATtaagggggggaaaaaaacactctttctttgttgttgcaCAGTGTCGCTGTCCAATTAATGCTTAGCAGAAGCTGTTTCTTTGATCTCAGTGGTCAATCCCTTTAAACTTCATATAAAGAAGAGGAATTTAAAGTAGTATGTAAAGCCTGCTAAGCCTGTTTGAGATTAATTTAGCAATATTGTCTCCAAAGAGTGGCCCCAAGTGATGCTTCTGTCCAAccttaatgtttgtgtttcGGTGAATGAAAGCTTAAATTGAAGGAAATCAACCATTCCTTGGCTCATGTTATTATTTCACTCTCTTTGTTAATTAAGGTTCCTGTCAAACTCCTGTAAAATCAGGAGACTACAGGGGCATCCTCATCAagaatgaatataaaaatgtttgtttaaaaaattgttcCTCAACTCAACTCAAGTGGATGACTGTGTCCAAACCACAACTGTAATTACAACAACAGTACTGAATGATAAAATGAGGATCACTTTTAGAGTGATTTGATGACATGAACAATAGAAACACTGACAGTATTTTCCTAAGCTGCTGACTAGGACTTGGTATCGGTACTCGGACCCCAGGAGTAATAGCTGATGCTCGGGTGTTAGCTAATATGAATcctaataaactaaactaaactcaGTACCTTCAAGGAATAATCCAGCACCAAGTAGAACTCTCtcgggtttttttctgtttccaatCAAACTATACCTGTATTCAGCCCTTTTTGTATCCagattgaaaataaaactgtttttgctcTCAGCCAGTCACTCCAAGTGttctttgatttaatgtgaCATGTGATTGGCTCATGACCACAGCAGCTACGCCCACAGACTGCAATGTGATGAAGTTGAGTGTCGTGTATTTGCTGGAGTTGGTAGTTCAACTTGCCGAGCTGTCACCAAAACATCGCAGTGGTAGCAAGTGAATGGTTTCATTGACATTGTGGGTATCAAAGGTACAAAGGTATCAAATAAAATGTCTGTAGGTTTTGGCATCAAGTTAAATGTACTAGTATTGGCActggtattgtaattttttaaatggtaCCTGGCCCTGCTGCAAACACAGCTAGAGCGCTCAGTGCATGCTTGGAGCCACTATTTACAGGCTGTTATTGTTCACTGGTGCTGATGCTCACAATATTAACATTTCTGTTTCCTCAGCCCGAGTCCACTGTATTAAATAAGGGATAGAATCCATAATTCTCATCTCACAGCATTCAGGTCTACTTATTATTACCGATGTAATTGCAATGCAACTAGTATATATGACTACTAGAGAGTATCCCTCTATTGTACTAACAATGTCACAGccaacacaaagaaagaatTTTGTACTGCAGTTTTGGAAAAACGGATGAATCAAACTGCTGAAGCTTCATATTAactttaaacttaaactttGAAAACTGTGCTTGGAAggatagttgttttttttc
The DNA window shown above is from Plectropomus leopardus isolate mb chromosome 8, YSFRI_Pleo_2.0, whole genome shotgun sequence and carries:
- the ptpn11b gene encoding tyrosine-protein phosphatase non-receptor type 11b isoform X3 — translated: MVRWFHPNITGIEAEQLLLTRGVHGSFLARPSKSNPGDFTLSVRRNDEVTHIKIQNSGDYYDLYGGEKFATLAELVQYYTEQQDLLRERNGHVIELKYPLNCKDPTSERWYHGHLSGRDAEKLLTDKGKAGSFLVRESQSKPGDFVLSVLTNEEKHENVDRRTKVTHVMIRYQQDGKYDVGGGERFDTLADLVDHYKKNPMVEKSGIVVHLKQPFNATRINAANIENRVRELNKVADNSEKPKQGFWEEFEVLQQQECKLLYPRKEGQKPENKSKNRYKNILPFDTTRVELREADPDVPGSDYINANYIRSIHEEGRHVDEGKVFIATQGCLQNTVIDFWKMAYQENTHVIVMTTKEMERGRNKCVRYWPDLHCTKEFGKVLIRNVDERPAQDYILRKLEVTRLDRKELPRYIWHYQYLSWPDHGVPNEPGGVLWFLEEVNRTQSTIPDTGPIVVHCSAGIGRTGTIIVIDILIDIINRQGLDCDIDIPKTIQRVRQQRSGMVQTEAQYKFIYMAVQQYIDTAQKRLEEEQRNKMKEREYSNIKYPQMTNSRSKSNMTSSRSSSVMTNDDSSSVYENINFKTPQTSFSSNTRR